A genome region from Frankineae bacterium MT45 includes the following:
- a CDS encoding nicotinate-nucleotide adenylyltransferase, protein MGGTFDPIHHGHLVAASEVAQLFELDEVIFVPTGAPWQKSSRQVSAAEHRYLMTVIATASNPRFLVSRVDIDRDGPTYTVDTISDIAKIRPGAELYFITGADALGQILTWKDTDLSLQLAKFIGVTRPGYELSDAHLPPNSATLVDVPAMAISSTACRERVHAGQPVWYLVPDGVVQYIAKHRLYRDSAQA, encoded by the coding sequence ATGGGTGGCACCTTCGACCCGATCCATCACGGCCATCTGGTCGCGGCCAGCGAGGTGGCGCAGCTCTTCGAGCTGGACGAGGTGATCTTCGTGCCCACCGGAGCACCCTGGCAGAAGTCCAGCCGCCAGGTCAGCGCGGCCGAGCACCGCTACCTGATGACCGTCATCGCGACCGCGTCGAACCCGCGCTTCCTGGTGAGCCGGGTCGACATCGACCGGGACGGCCCGACCTACACGGTCGACACGATCAGCGACATCGCCAAGATCCGCCCCGGGGCCGAGCTGTACTTCATCACCGGGGCCGACGCCCTGGGACAGATCCTGACCTGGAAGGACACCGACCTTTCGCTGCAACTGGCGAAGTTCATCGGCGTGACCCGCCCCGGTTACGAGCTCTCCGACGCGCATCTTCCGCCGAACTCGGCCACTCTCGTCGACGTGCCGGCGATGGCGATCTCCTCGACGGCCTGCCGGGAGAGGGTGCATGCCGGCCAACCCGTCTGGTATCTCGTCCCGGACGGAGTGGTGCAGTACATCGCCAAGCACCGTCTCTACCGCGACTCCGCGCAAGCGTAA
- a CDS encoding Putative Flp pilus-assembly TadE/G-like, with amino-acid sequence MSTRRPRRDDDRGSTIPLILGFFVLAMLVVAGSIAAGDAAIDQQGLQSLCDSASLAIVHPDLADLRETGKTEKTLSESSTTAALDAYVSRDPERQNVDFKVAIAPDRASLVLHCSEEIPVAMGWLFGRSSVRHNAYSPADAPTTA; translated from the coding sequence GTGAGCACCCGGAGGCCGAGGCGCGACGACGACCGCGGGTCGACCATCCCACTCATCCTCGGATTTTTCGTCCTGGCCATGCTCGTCGTGGCCGGCTCGATTGCGGCCGGTGATGCGGCGATCGACCAGCAGGGCCTGCAGAGCCTCTGCGACTCCGCCTCCCTGGCGATCGTGCATCCCGATCTTGCTGATCTCAGAGAAACCGGCAAAACGGAGAAAACGCTAAGCGAGAGCAGCACCACCGCGGCCCTCGATGCCTACGTCAGCCGCGATCCAGAGCGCCAGAACGTCGATTTCAAGGTCGCCATCGCGCCGGACCGGGCGAGTCTCGTCCTCCACTGCTCCGAGGAGATCCCGGTCGCCATGGGCTGGCTCTTCGGCCGCTCCAGCGTCCGTCACAACGCCTATTCACCGGCCGACGCCCCGACGACGGCTTGA
- a CDS encoding probable phosphoglycerate mutase yields MLRVLLLRHGRTAWNAQRRFQGQADPPLDDVGRAQAYEVAGLVAAFEPKLIISSDAQRASQTAAPIGEVTGLSVQSDPRLRERSLGHWEGLSREEVQERYPDEFADWLAGRDVSRRGGETRAEVALRSRALFDELPDLETIVLVTHSATAMALCSDILGMSQKLHVLGPLANCHWSELRFEEEHWRLRAHNVGSPGPVIPRLKGEDDGDNAPDADA; encoded by the coding sequence GTGCTGCGCGTTCTGCTGCTGCGTCACGGCCGGACCGCCTGGAATGCCCAGCGACGCTTCCAGGGGCAGGCCGACCCACCCCTGGACGATGTCGGCCGGGCCCAGGCCTATGAGGTGGCCGGTCTCGTCGCGGCCTTCGAGCCGAAGCTGATCATCAGCTCCGACGCCCAGCGGGCCAGCCAGACCGCGGCGCCGATCGGTGAAGTGACGGGGCTCAGCGTGCAGTCAGACCCGCGGCTGCGGGAGCGTTCGCTCGGGCACTGGGAGGGGCTGTCCCGCGAGGAGGTCCAGGAGCGCTATCCGGACGAGTTCGCCGACTGGTTGGCCGGCCGCGATGTCAGCCGTCGCGGGGGTGAAACCCGGGCCGAAGTCGCGTTGCGTTCGCGTGCTCTCTTCGATGAATTGCCTGATTTGGAGACCATCGTGCTGGTCACACACAGTGCAACGGCGATGGCTCTCTGTTCGGACATTCTCGGGATGTCGCAGAAACTCCACGTTCTCGGCCCGCTGGCCAACTGCCACTGGTCGGAGTTGCGCTTCGAGGAGGAGCACTGGCGGCTGCGCGCGCACAACGTCGGCTCGCCTGGGCCCGTGATCCCACGGCTCAAGGGCGAGGACGACGGCGACAACGCCCCTGACGCCGACGCCTGA
- a CDS encoding LSU ribosomal protein L27P, which yields MAHKKGASSSRNGRDSNPQYLGVKRFGGQTVNAGEILIRQRGTKFHPGDGVGRGSDDTLFALVEGSVLFGRRRGRKTVSIVPPVLVEA from the coding sequence ATGGCACACAAAAAGGGCGCGTCCAGCTCGCGCAACGGTCGCGATTCAAATCCGCAGTACCTGGGCGTCAAGCGCTTCGGTGGCCAGACGGTCAACGCCGGTGAGATCCTGATCCGCCAGCGCGGCACCAAGTTCCACCCGGGCGACGGCGTCGGACGTGGCAGCGATGACACGCTCTTCGCGCTCGTCGAGGGCAGCGTTCTCTTCGGTCGCCGTCGTGGCCGCAAGACGGTCAGCATCGTTCCGCCGGTCCTCGTCGAGGCCTGA
- a CDS encoding ribosome-associated protein, with product MTATDFAQDLALAAAAAASEKLGTDIVLIDVSERLAITDIFVIVTGNNDRQVSAIVDAVEEALRAKGSKPLRREGHRDGRWVLLDYSDVVIHVQQAEERVFYSLERLWKDCPVIPFTPDVPQNPSNNSAPRVVAVDSSIEDDADLAISSDDFEEI from the coding sequence GTGACTGCTACAGATTTCGCCCAGGACCTCGCGCTCGCCGCCGCGGCCGCCGCGTCGGAGAAGCTCGGCACCGACATCGTCCTCATCGACGTCAGCGAACGGCTAGCAATTACCGACATCTTCGTGATCGTCACCGGTAACAACGACCGGCAGGTCTCGGCCATCGTCGACGCCGTCGAAGAAGCGCTGCGAGCCAAGGGGTCCAAGCCGCTGCGCCGCGAGGGGCACCGGGACGGTCGCTGGGTGCTGCTGGACTACTCAGACGTCGTGATTCACGTGCAGCAGGCCGAGGAGCGCGTCTTCTACTCCCTGGAGCGTCTCTGGAAGGACTGCCCGGTCATTCCGTTCACGCCCGATGTGCCGCAGAATCCGTCGAACAACTCGGCTCCCCGCGTTGTCGCGGTCGATAGCTCCATCGAGGACGACGCCGACCTGGCGATCAGCTCAGACGACTTCGAAGAGATCTGA
- a CDS encoding glutamate 5-kinase — protein sequence MSREGIAAASRSVVKVGSSSLTAAGRLEPSRLDALVDALAARRASGQQVVLVSSGAIAAGIAPLGLRSRPRDLATQQAAASVGQLLLVERYAASFARHGLQVGQVLLTADDLHRRGHYRNASRTLERLLALGVIPIVNENDTVATHEIRFGDNDRLAALVAHLVHADALVLLSDVDGLYTGDPRLPDSKLISDVYGPDDLREVSIGGSGSSVGTGGMTTKIEAAAIATGSGIAVLLSGASRVSDALRGEGGTAFHPVSDRTTSRLFWLQHASTPRGTLVIDDGAVTALTSKGASLLAAGIVDVQGEFESGDAVEIVGVSRQVVARGLVSFDSADLPGMLGRRSNDLPAEFRREVVHRDDLVLL from the coding sequence ATGAGTCGCGAAGGCATCGCCGCCGCCTCCCGCAGCGTCGTGAAAGTGGGCTCATCGTCGCTCACCGCTGCCGGTCGCTTGGAGCCGAGCCGCCTCGACGCGCTCGTCGACGCGCTCGCCGCTCGCCGGGCCAGCGGCCAGCAGGTCGTACTCGTCTCATCCGGTGCCATCGCGGCTGGAATCGCACCGCTGGGCCTGCGCAGCCGCCCCCGTGACCTGGCCACCCAGCAGGCCGCGGCCAGCGTCGGGCAACTGCTGCTCGTCGAGCGCTACGCCGCTTCCTTTGCCCGGCACGGGCTGCAGGTCGGGCAGGTGCTGCTGACCGCCGACGATCTGCACCGGCGCGGCCACTATCGCAACGCCAGTCGCACTCTGGAGCGGCTCCTCGCGCTCGGCGTCATCCCGATCGTCAACGAGAACGACACCGTCGCCACCCATGAGATCCGCTTCGGCGACAACGACCGCCTCGCCGCGCTGGTCGCTCACCTGGTGCACGCCGACGCATTGGTCCTCCTCTCCGACGTCGACGGCCTCTATACCGGCGACCCGCGGCTGCCCGACTCCAAACTGATCAGCGACGTCTACGGCCCCGATGATCTGCGCGAAGTCAGCATCGGCGGCTCCGGCAGCAGCGTCGGCACCGGCGGGATGACGACGAAGATCGAGGCGGCCGCCATCGCCACCGGCTCGGGCATCGCGGTACTTCTCTCCGGAGCCTCCCGCGTCTCGGACGCGCTCCGCGGCGAGGGCGGCACCGCCTTCCACCCGGTGAGTGACCGCACCACCTCGCGCCTCTTCTGGCTGCAGCACGCATCAACACCCCGAGGAACATTGGTGATCGACGACGGTGCTGTGACGGCGCTGACCAGCAAGGGCGCCTCCCTGCTGGCGGCCGGCATTGTGGACGTGCAGGGCGAGTTCGAGTCCGGAGACGCCGTCGAGATCGTCGGGGTGTCGAGGCAGGTCGTCGCCCGCGGCCTGGTCAGCTTCGACTCGGCCGATCTGCCGGGGATGCTCGGCCGTCGCAGCAACGACCTGCCGGCCGAGTTCCGTCGGGAGGTCGTCCACCGCGACGATCTCGTCCTGCTCTGA
- a CDS encoding glutamate-5-semialdehyde dehydrogenase: MTSQTTEAEVRAVAARAKDAAAELAPLGRAAKDVALHAMADALDAAADDVLAANELDVAAGRESGLSESLIDRLALNRERIAAMSAGLRDVANLPDPVGEVLRGYSQPNGLELTQVRVPFGVLAMIYEARPNVTVDAAALAIKSGNAALLRGSGSAYNSNSALVDVLASAAEKAGLPRDSVQLVPGTDRDSVAHLLHARGLVDLVIPRGGAGLINYVVENSTVPVIETGVGVVHIYVDASADQAMAERIIVNAKVSRPSVCNSAETILVHEAIADEFIPKIMDDLRSNGVTVHGDEAFVAAGAEPADDDDWGTEYLSLDISARVVPNIDEALAHIRRYSSGHTDAIITRDLLAARRFTERVDSAAVMVNASTRFTDGAEFGFGAEIGISTQKMHARGPMGLTELTSTKWIVYGDGQTR; the protein is encoded by the coding sequence GTGACATCGCAGACCACAGAGGCGGAGGTCCGGGCGGTCGCCGCACGGGCCAAGGACGCCGCCGCAGAATTGGCACCCTTGGGACGCGCGGCCAAGGACGTCGCGCTCCACGCAATGGCCGACGCCCTCGACGCGGCGGCCGACGACGTGCTCGCGGCGAACGAACTGGATGTCGCGGCCGGGCGGGAGTCCGGCCTGTCGGAGTCGCTGATCGACCGGCTCGCCCTCAACCGCGAGCGCATCGCCGCGATGAGCGCCGGCCTGCGTGACGTCGCCAATCTCCCGGATCCGGTGGGGGAGGTGCTGCGCGGCTACAGCCAGCCGAACGGCCTGGAACTGACGCAGGTGCGGGTGCCGTTCGGTGTCCTCGCCATGATCTACGAGGCGCGTCCGAACGTCACCGTCGACGCCGCCGCGCTCGCCATCAAGAGCGGCAATGCAGCGCTGCTGCGCGGCTCCGGCTCGGCGTACAACTCCAACAGCGCACTGGTCGACGTGCTGGCATCGGCCGCCGAGAAGGCCGGCCTGCCCCGCGACAGCGTCCAACTCGTGCCGGGGACCGATCGCGACAGCGTGGCCCATCTGCTGCACGCCCGCGGACTGGTCGACCTGGTCATCCCGCGCGGCGGCGCCGGGCTCATCAACTATGTCGTCGAGAACTCCACCGTCCCGGTGATCGAGACCGGGGTCGGCGTCGTACACATCTACGTGGACGCCTCGGCCGACCAGGCGATGGCCGAGCGCATCATCGTCAACGCCAAGGTGAGCCGCCCCAGCGTCTGCAACTCGGCCGAGACGATCCTGGTCCATGAGGCGATCGCCGACGAGTTCATCCCGAAAATCATGGATGATCTGCGTAGCAACGGCGTCACCGTCCACGGCGACGAGGCGTTCGTGGCGGCCGGTGCCGAACCGGCCGACGACGATGACTGGGGCACCGAGTACCTCAGCCTCGACATCTCGGCCCGCGTCGTGCCGAACATCGACGAGGCCCTGGCCCACATTCGCCGCTACTCCTCCGGTCACACCGACGCGATCATCACCCGTGATCTCCTCGCGGCCCGGCGCTTCACCGAGCGCGTCGACAGCGCCGCCGTCATGGTCAACGCCTCAACCCGCTTCACCGATGGAGCCGAATTCGGCTTCGGCGCGGAGATCGGCATCTCCACCCAGAAGATGCACGCGCGCGGCCCGATGGGACTCACCGAACTCACCTCGACGAAGTGGATCGTCTACGGCGACGGACAGACCCGCTGA
- a CDS encoding EDD domain protein, DegV family — protein sequence MRRKSAKVVVFTDSTAYLPDALQNVTVVPLQVTIGERTGPDGEITSAQVVEALHRKLTVTTSRPSPAEFATAFRAALDAGADHVVSVHLSSRLSGTWESAVLAAQDFGHGVIRVVDSRSTGAALGFAVRSAQRCAEAGGTPAAVQDAAVRTVDRTRTYFYVDTLEFLRRGGRVGAAAAMMATSLSVKPLLHMLDGQIVPLEKVRTSSKAIARLVQLTVAAAGSAEVEVAVQHLGAPERANATAEQLRAQIPHLQNLYIAELSPVVGAHLGPGGLGTVVSKSLNN from the coding sequence ATGCGCCGGAAGTCAGCAAAAGTAGTCGTCTTCACCGACTCGACGGCGTACCTGCCGGACGCGCTGCAGAACGTCACCGTGGTGCCATTGCAGGTGACCATCGGTGAACGGACAGGTCCGGACGGCGAGATCACCTCGGCCCAGGTCGTGGAGGCGTTGCACCGAAAGCTGACCGTGACGACCTCCCGCCCGTCACCGGCGGAGTTCGCCACCGCCTTCCGGGCGGCGCTCGACGCCGGGGCCGATCACGTGGTTTCCGTGCATCTCTCGTCCCGACTCTCGGGCACTTGGGAGTCGGCGGTGCTGGCCGCGCAGGACTTTGGTCATGGCGTCATCCGGGTCGTCGACTCGCGCTCGACCGGCGCCGCTCTCGGCTTCGCGGTGCGTTCGGCGCAGCGCTGCGCTGAGGCCGGCGGGACCCCGGCCGCGGTGCAGGACGCGGCGGTGCGGACGGTCGACCGGACGCGCACCTACTTCTACGTGGACACCCTGGAGTTCCTGCGCCGGGGCGGCCGGGTCGGCGCGGCGGCGGCGATGATGGCCACCTCGCTGTCGGTGAAGCCGCTGCTGCACATGCTGGACGGGCAGATCGTGCCCTTGGAGAAGGTACGCACCTCCTCGAAGGCGATCGCCCGGCTGGTGCAGCTGACAGTAGCCGCGGCGGGCTCGGCCGAGGTGGAGGTCGCGGTGCAGCACCTCGGTGCTCCCGAGCGCGCCAACGCGACGGCCGAACAGTTGCGGGCGCAGATTCCCCACCTCCAGAACCTCTACATCGCCGAGTTGAGCCCGGTGGTCGGAGCACATCTCGGCCCCGGCGGACTCGGCACGGTGGTCTCGAAGTCCCTTAACAACTAG
- a CDS encoding large subunit ribosomal protein L21, whose product MYAIVKTGGKQYKVAVGDVVQVEKLDASAGEEVALLATLLVDGESVTHEADKLAGVAVTAEVVAQVKGPKIKIHKYKNKTGYHKRMGHRQKLTELKVTGIDASSGKK is encoded by the coding sequence ATGTACGCGATCGTCAAGACCGGCGGCAAGCAGTACAAGGTCGCCGTCGGCGATGTCGTCCAGGTCGAGAAGCTCGACGCCTCCGCCGGCGAAGAGGTCGCCCTGCTGGCGACCCTCCTCGTCGATGGTGAGAGCGTCACCCACGAGGCTGACAAGCTCGCCGGCGTCGCCGTCACGGCTGAGGTCGTCGCCCAGGTCAAGGGCCCGAAGATCAAGATCCACAAGTACAAGAACAAGACCGGCTACCACAAGCGTATGGGCCACCGTCAGAAGCTGACCGAGCTCAAGGTCACCGGTATCGACGCATCCTCCGGAAAGAAGTAA
- a CDS encoding GTP-binding protein, protein MASFVDRVVLHVTGGNGGHGVASIHREKFKPLGGPDGGNGGKGGDVILEVDPNVHTLLDFHHHPHQKAGNGKGGAGSHRNGASAEDVILRVPNGTVVHDTDGTVLADLFGAGTRFVAARGGRGGLGNAALANNRRKAPGFALLGEPGEPRDVVLELKSVADVGLVGFPSAGKSSLIAAMSAARPKIADYPFTTLVPNLGVVSAGSEVFTMADVPGLIPGAAQGKGLGLEFLRHIERCAVLLHVLDCGTLEPGRDPLTDLDLLEAELAQYEGSLGDLLERPRLVALNKTDLPEAKELAELVRPDLEARGLTVFEVSATSHAGLRELGFALAAAVAADRLARPEPEPARIVIAPRAHGDAGFTVTPNPAEEGAFIVRGEKPERWIRQTDFSNEEAIGFLADRLARLGVEEELGKQGAVPGAAVTIGLVTFDFEPTLGMADSEYSPTRRGTDERLATDTRPRAEDRLASKKARRQRDDDVFYGEWDDEGLPIYDEADAAEGSAADDANEQDEADDEVTE, encoded by the coding sequence GTGGCGTCATTCGTTGACCGGGTCGTACTGCACGTCACCGGTGGCAATGGCGGTCACGGCGTGGCCTCCATCCATCGTGAGAAGTTCAAGCCGCTCGGTGGCCCCGACGGCGGCAACGGGGGCAAGGGCGGCGACGTCATCCTCGAGGTCGACCCGAACGTCCATACCCTTCTGGACTTCCACCACCACCCGCACCAGAAGGCCGGCAACGGCAAGGGCGGCGCCGGCAGTCACCGCAACGGAGCCAGCGCCGAAGACGTGATCCTCCGCGTCCCGAACGGCACCGTCGTGCACGACACCGACGGCACCGTGCTGGCCGACCTCTTCGGCGCGGGCACCCGCTTCGTCGCCGCCCGTGGTGGGCGCGGCGGACTGGGCAACGCCGCGCTGGCAAACAACCGGCGCAAGGCCCCCGGCTTCGCGCTGCTCGGTGAGCCCGGCGAGCCGCGTGACGTCGTACTCGAGTTGAAGAGTGTCGCCGACGTCGGACTCGTCGGATTCCCGTCGGCCGGAAAGTCGTCACTCATCGCGGCCATGTCGGCCGCCCGCCCCAAGATCGCCGACTACCCCTTCACCACGCTGGTGCCGAACCTCGGCGTGGTCAGCGCGGGCAGCGAAGTCTTCACGATGGCCGACGTGCCGGGCCTCATTCCGGGTGCCGCGCAGGGCAAGGGGCTGGGCCTGGAGTTCCTGCGCCACATCGAGCGCTGCGCCGTGCTGCTGCACGTACTCGACTGCGGCACGCTGGAACCAGGACGCGACCCGCTGACCGACCTTGACCTCCTTGAGGCGGAGTTGGCGCAGTACGAGGGCTCGCTGGGTGATCTCCTCGAGCGGCCCCGCTTGGTGGCGTTGAACAAGACTGACCTCCCCGAGGCGAAGGAACTGGCCGAACTGGTCCGTCCCGACCTCGAGGCCCGTGGCCTCACCGTCTTCGAGGTGTCGGCGACCAGCCACGCCGGGCTGCGTGAACTCGGCTTCGCGCTCGCCGCTGCGGTCGCGGCCGATCGGCTCGCCCGCCCCGAGCCCGAGCCGGCACGCATCGTCATTGCCCCGCGCGCCCACGGCGATGCCGGCTTCACCGTCACGCCGAACCCGGCCGAGGAGGGGGCTTTTATCGTCCGCGGCGAGAAGCCCGAACGCTGGATCCGGCAGACCGACTTCTCCAACGAAGAGGCGATCGGCTTCCTGGCCGACCGGCTGGCCCGCCTCGGCGTCGAGGAGGAACTGGGCAAGCAGGGCGCTGTGCCGGGAGCCGCTGTCACCATCGGCCTTGTCACCTTCGACTTCGAACCGACGCTCGGGATGGCCGACTCGGAGTACAGCCCGACGCGACGCGGCACCGACGAACGGCTCGCCACCGACACCCGCCCGCGCGCAGAGGACCGGCTGGCCTCGAAGAAGGCTCGGCGGCAGCGCGACGACGACGTCTTCTACGGCGAATGGGACGACGAAGGCCTCCCCATCTACGACGAAGCAGACGCCGCCGAGGGATCCGCCGCCGACGATGCCAACGAGCAGGACGAGGCTGACGACGAGGTCACGGAGTAG
- a CDS encoding leucyl-tRNA synthetase: protein MTSSTQQPNDIPPFRYTAALAEEIETGWQDRWEAAGTFNAPNPAGPLSDGFGEVAIRPHAFVMDMFPYPSGAGLHVGHPLGFIGTDVYARYLRMTGANVLHTMGFDAFGLPAEQYAVQTGTHPATTTYANIEVFSRQLRRMGLGHDKRRAIATTDKAYYRWTQWIFLQIFNSFYDAELDRARPISELVAEFEAGTRTPEAGEWASLSEQQRREVLDTYRLAYRTESTVNWCPGLGTVLANEEVTADMRSERGNFPVFRKPLAQWMMRITAYADRLVNDLDGIDWPDKVRAMQRNWIGRSTGAHVKFESDAGDIEVFTTRPDTLFGSTYLVLAPEHELVASLTATAWPEGTTPVWTAYAGSPSDAVAQYQASAAAKTELDRRAESKTKTGVFTGSFATNPVNGARVPIFIADYVLTGYGTGAIMAVPAHDERDWDFAQAFELPIVPTVQAPPEHEEGVYVGPGEVINSANDDGLDINGLQVDEAKATTIEWLQSRGRGRGATTYRLRDWLFSRQRYWGEPFPIVYDETGLPIALPESMLPVELPDTDDFSPTSFEPDDVDSLPAPPLGRLTDWVNVTLDLGDGPKQYRRETNTMPNWAGSCWYELRYLDPTNDEVLVDPEVEQYWMGPDASRPMGGVDLYVGGVEHAVLHLLYARFWHKVLFDLGHVSSREPFHRLVNQGYVEAYAYQDERGMYVEAAQVEEKDGEYLFEGKPVTRLNGKMGKSLKNVTTPDEMYAAYGADTLRLFEMFTGPLEQSRPWDTKAVVGSFRLLQRIWRVVLDEQTGEPHVSEEAPDEELNRQLHKTIAAVRDGFVALRFNTSIARITELTNTLTQHFPDGGAPRSVIEPLVLMLAPLAPHAAEELWSRLGHDTSLAWTDFPVADEALLVDDSVSIPVQVNGKVKTVLTVPAGLEKEALQEAASSDAKVVAALDGKEPKRVIVVPGRLVNFVV, encoded by the coding sequence ATGACATCCTCAACGCAACAGCCCAATGACATTCCGCCGTTTCGATACACGGCTGCCCTCGCCGAAGAGATCGAGACCGGCTGGCAGGACCGCTGGGAAGCCGCCGGCACCTTCAACGCGCCGAACCCGGCCGGCCCGCTGAGCGATGGCTTCGGCGAGGTGGCGATCCGACCGCACGCGTTCGTGATGGACATGTTCCCGTACCCGTCGGGGGCCGGGCTGCACGTCGGGCACCCGCTCGGCTTCATCGGCACCGACGTCTATGCCCGCTACCTGCGCATGACCGGTGCCAATGTCCTGCACACGATGGGCTTCGACGCCTTCGGGCTCCCGGCCGAGCAGTACGCGGTGCAGACGGGCACCCATCCGGCTACCACGACCTACGCCAACATCGAGGTCTTCTCGCGGCAGTTGCGTCGGATGGGGCTGGGCCACGACAAGCGTCGCGCGATCGCCACGACCGACAAGGCGTATTACCGCTGGACCCAGTGGATTTTCCTACAGATCTTCAACTCCTTCTACGACGCCGAGCTCGACCGGGCCCGCCCGATCAGCGAGCTCGTCGCCGAGTTCGAGGCGGGGACCCGTACTCCGGAGGCGGGGGAGTGGGCCAGCCTCAGCGAGCAGCAGCGCCGCGAGGTGCTCGACACCTATCGACTGGCCTACCGCACCGAGTCGACGGTCAACTGGTGTCCGGGGCTCGGCACCGTGCTGGCCAACGAAGAGGTCACCGCCGATATGCGCAGCGAGCGGGGCAACTTCCCGGTCTTCCGCAAGCCGCTGGCCCAGTGGATGATGCGCATCACCGCCTACGCCGACCGCCTGGTCAACGACCTGGACGGGATCGACTGGCCCGACAAAGTCCGCGCCATGCAGCGGAACTGGATCGGCCGCTCCACCGGCGCCCACGTCAAATTCGAATCCGACGCCGGTGACATCGAGGTCTTCACCACCCGTCCGGACACGCTCTTCGGCTCCACCTATCTCGTCCTCGCGCCCGAGCACGAACTCGTCGCCAGCCTCACCGCGACGGCCTGGCCCGAGGGGACCACCCCGGTCTGGACGGCCTACGCCGGCTCGCCCTCCGACGCCGTGGCCCAGTACCAGGCGAGCGCCGCCGCGAAGACCGAACTCGACCGGCGCGCGGAGTCCAAGACCAAGACCGGTGTCTTCACCGGATCCTTCGCGACGAACCCGGTGAACGGTGCCCGGGTGCCGATCTTCATCGCCGACTACGTGCTCACCGGGTACGGCACCGGGGCCATCATGGCCGTGCCGGCCCACGACGAGCGGGACTGGGACTTCGCCCAGGCCTTCGAGCTGCCTATCGTGCCTACCGTCCAGGCGCCACCGGAGCACGAAGAGGGCGTATACGTCGGACCGGGTGAGGTCATCAACTCGGCCAACGACGACGGTCTGGACATCAACGGCCTGCAGGTCGACGAGGCGAAGGCGACCACCATCGAGTGGCTGCAGTCCCGCGGCCGCGGGCGTGGCGCGACGACCTACCGGCTCCGCGACTGGCTCTTCTCGCGGCAGCGCTACTGGGGCGAGCCGTTCCCGATCGTCTATGACGAGACGGGGCTGCCGATCGCCCTGCCGGAGTCCATGCTGCCGGTCGAACTCCCCGACACCGACGACTTCTCGCCGACCTCCTTCGAGCCGGATGACGTCGACTCCCTCCCGGCGCCCCCGCTCGGACGTCTCACCGACTGGGTCAATGTCACGCTCGACCTGGGTGATGGTCCGAAGCAGTACCGCCGCGAGACGAACACCATGCCGAACTGGGCCGGCTCCTGCTGGTACGAGTTGCGCTACCTCGACCCGACCAACGACGAGGTGCTGGTCGACCCGGAGGTCGAGCAGTACTGGATGGGCCCGGACGCGAGCCGGCCGATGGGCGGAGTCGATCTGTACGTCGGTGGCGTCGAGCATGCCGTCCTGCACCTGCTGTACGCGCGCTTCTGGCACAAGGTGCTCTTCGACCTCGGTCACGTCTCCAGCCGGGAGCCGTTCCACCGTTTGGTGAACCAGGGCTACGTCGAGGCCTACGCCTATCAGGACGAGCGGGGTATGTACGTCGAGGCGGCCCAGGTCGAGGAGAAGGACGGCGAGTACCTCTTCGAAGGGAAGCCGGTGACCCGGCTCAACGGCAAGATGGGCAAGTCGCTGAAGAACGTGACGACCCCGGACGAGATGTACGCCGCCTACGGTGCGGACACGCTGCGCCTCTTCGAGATGTTCACCGGCCCGCTGGAGCAGTCCCGGCCGTGGGACACCAAGGCGGTCGTCGGTTCGTTCCGCCTGCTGCAGCGCATCTGGCGGGTCGTGCTCGACGAGCAGACCGGCGAACCGCACGTCAGCGAGGAGGCGCCCGACGAGGAGCTGAATCGCCAGCTGCACAAGACGATCGCGGCCGTGCGGGACGGTTTCGTCGCCTTGCGATTCAACACGTCGATCGCGCGCATCACCGAGCTCACCAACACGCTCACCCAGCACTTCCCGGACGGCGGGGCGCCGCGCAGCGTCATCGAGCCGCTGGTGCTGATGCTGGCCCCGCTGGCCCCGCACGCGGCCGAGGAACTCTGGTCCCGCCTCGGGCACGACACCTCGCTGGCCTGGACCGATTTCCCGGTCGCCGACGAGGCGCTGCTGGTGGATGACAGCGTCTCCATTCCGGTGCAGGTGAACGGCAAGGTCAAGACGGTGCTCACCGTGCCGGCCGGCCTGGAGAAGGAGGCGCTGCAGGAGGCCGCGAGTTCGGACGCGAAGGTCGTCGCGGCGCTGGACGGCAAGGAGCCCAAGCGGGTCATTGTCGTCCCCGGCCGCCTCGTCAACTTCGTCGTCTGA